The region atgacgaTGACAATGACATGACTACAATAATGatgatgctgctgctgatgacaatgacgatgatgatgacaatgacatGACTACAATAATGACGatgatgctgctgctgatgacgatgatgatgatgatgctgaCGATGATGACAATGACATGACTACAATAATGACAATGATTATGACAACAacgatgctgctgctgctgatggcGATGATGATGACATGACTACAATGATGTTACTgttgatgatgaagatgatgatgacgGTGTTGTGATGACATGACtacaataatgatgatgatgatgatgctaaTGCTGACGATTATGACGATGACAATGGGTGACTACAATAATGacgatgctgctgctgctgctgatgatgatgatggcgatgatgatgatggcgatgatgatgatggcgaTGACAACAGTGACGATGACCACACTGCAGCTGGGGGTGACGGTGAGGCTCTGGAGGGTGCGGATAATGCCAGCTCGAGCGTCACACGTGGCGGGACCAGAGCGCGCCCACCTGGAGACCTACAGGCCCAGCCCCCGAGACCGCAGGCAGCTTCTAGCGAGACTCCTCGCCCCCGGCTGTCCCCCCCAGGAGGCCACCGCTGTTATGCCGGCGTCCCCACACTTGCCTGGTCCTAGGAGTCACCTGAAGATGACCGGAAGCCCAGACCCCTGGGCGCCGTCCCTCCAGACTCTCCTTCGGAGGTTCGGGGCAGGGCCGGGAACCCGTATTTGCAGAGGGCTCGCACGGACGGGCAGTTGGGGTGCCAGCACCCCCACCTTTATGCGAAGGCCACGGGACTCTcgagggcagggctggctgggagcGCCCTTTGACCTGCACACGTGGGGGCAGACGCAGGGCCTTGGGAGCCCGGCCAGGCAacggggagcagaggggaggccAGTCGGTGCTTCACGCCTCACACGTCCGAGGcgaggggaggctgagggagggcaGCCGGCAGTGACAGTGACGTCATCGTCCGGGCCGCGGAGGAGGCTGTCGCCGTCGGGGTGAGGAGCTGCAGGCCTGGCCCCGCAGGCGGAGGGGCGCTTGGGAAGGAGGCGAGGGGAGCAGAGCCTCGTGTCTCCGACTCCCCGACAGCAGCGGTGGCCAGCGTGGGGCAGGGAGACTCTGGGGCCCGTCGGCCCCCAGCAGGCACCAGCCTTGCGTACTCTTTCCCCTACCAGGGTGGCGTCCGGCACATTCGCCCACAGCCCGAGGGGGCGCCCGCACCCTGCCCGGCGTGGGCAAGCCCTGAGCCTGGGCTCTCTGGGGTGGGTCCGGTGTGGGCCTGGGTGTTTGCCTGCTGGGGGCCTGGAAGGCGTGTGGACGCCGGACACGGTGGTGACGGTGTGGAGGCTGCCGTAGGGGgccgtgggggcggggaggccagggctgggagtgGCGCCCACCCCGCGTGCAGCGGACCACAGGCCCCAGCCGCCCTGCCGTGGCTCCGGGCTGCGCAGAGTGTCGTGCCGAGGGCCGGGAGCGTGAGACTGAGTTTCCAGATACCCAGCGCCGGCCCGAAGTGTAGTAGCCGGCTTTCGTCACCTGCCAGGGGCACCCCCTTCTGCAGAGGTGGGTTAAATGGCAGAGCAGCAGGGCAGGGTCCTGTAGgaaggggtgggcaggggacGGGGAACCCCGCCAGGGGCCAGAGCGATTCTTCACGTGAGGCCGCCCAGAGCAGCTAAGAGACGCAAGTTGGGGGGTGCGTGACgtgagtgtggtgtgtgcatgtatgtgtggtGTGCATGGTACGTGGGGGAGACGTGAGAGGTAtagtgtgtgagtgtggtgtgtgcatgtgttcgtgatgtgtgtatatatatgtgtatatggtGTGTGGTGTATTTGTAGTGTGTGCATGGTGTGGTGTGTGGGctgtggtgtgtgatgtgtgtatgcatgcatctGCAGTGTGTgcgtggtgtgtggtgtgtgtggtgtgtgatgggtgtgtatgcatgcatctgcactgtgtgcatggtgtgtggtgtgtgtggtgtgtgatgggtgtgtatgtgtgcatctgcagtgtgtgcatggtgtgtggtgtgtgtggtgtgtgatgtgtgtatgcatgtatctgcagtgtatgtgtggtgtgtgatatgtatatgtgtgcatctGCAGTGTGTgcgtggtgtgtggtgtgtgtggtgtgtgatgtgtatatgtgtgcatctGCAGTGTGTGCGtggtgtgtggtgtatgtggtgtgtgatgggtgtgtatgcatgtatctgcagtgtatgtgtggtgtgtaatCTGTATATGTGTGCATCTGCAGTGTGTGcgtggtgtgtgcatgtatggtgtataatgtgtgtatgtgtgcatctgcagtgtgtgcatggtgtgtgcaTGATGTATGCATGCATGGTGTATGATGTATATGTGTGCAtctgcagtgtgtgtggtgtgtgatgtgtgtggtgtgtgatgtgtgtgtatgcgtgtatcTGCAATGTGTGCATGGTGtctggtgtgtggtgtgtgatgtgtgtgtgtgcatctgcagtgtgtgtggtgtgtggtgtgtggtgtgtgatgtgtgtgtgtgcatctgcagtgtgtgtggtgtgtgatgtgtgtgtgtgcatctgcagTGTGCATGGTGtctggtgtgtggtgtgtgatgtgtgtgtgtgcatctgcagtgtgtgtggtgtgtgatgtgtgtggtgtgtgatgtgtgtgtatgcgtgcatctgcagtgtgtgtggtgtgtggtgtgtgtgtatgcgtgcatctgcagtgtgtgtggtgtgtggtgtgtgtgtatgcgtgcatCTGCAGTGTGCgtggtatgtggtgtgtggtgtgtgatgtgtgtatatgtgtgcatctgcagtgtgtgtggtgtgtggtgtgtggtgtgtgtgtatgcgtgcatctgcagtgtgtgtggtgtgtgatgtgtgtgtatgtgtgcatctacagtgtgtgtggtgtgtggtgtgtgatgtgtgtgtatgcgtgcatctgcagtgtgtgtggtgtgtggtgtgtgtgtatgcgtgcatctgcagtgtgtgtggtgtgtggtgtgtggtgtgtgtgtatgcgtgcatctgcagtgtgtgtggtgtgtgatgtgtgtgtatgtgtgcatctgcagtgtgtgtggtgtgtggtgtgtggtgtgtgtgtatgcgtgcatctgcagtgtgtgtggtgtgtgtgtatgcgtgcatctgtagtgtgtgtggtgtgtggtgtgtggtgtgtgtgtatgcgtgcatCTGCAGTGTGCATGGTGTGGCTGTTTGGCACGTGCTGCTTGTCACTGGAGGTTCCGTGCTCTCTCACTGCCTGTTGAACTCTCAAAGTCCCCACCAGTCCACGTCCCCCAGGCGAGGACGCTGACTCCACCCCCTGGGCCGTCCTGCGGGCCCTGGCCTTTGCCTCCCGGCGAGGGCCCCTGACAGGACCCCCTGGGGTGGCATCTCTCACTCACTCCCCAAAGACCCTCTGGCTGCCCACCCCGCCCTTTGGAGGGGCATCAGGAAGCCACCACCTGCCACACAGACAGAGGCCACAGGCGCTCCAGGCCGAGTCTCCCGCacggcagggctgggcagggcccgaGGACGGCTGGCTCTGCCGGAGGTGTGTCTGGGCGCCCGCCCCGTCAGGGTCTgggagggcggggcgggctggGCCCCCCTCCAGCTCGGGCCGGGACGCACTGCCCGGTGGGAGTGGCGCGTTCGGGGCCCACCAGAGCAAGAGCGTCCTTGAAGCACCAGCCCGGGGGCCCAAGAGAGGCCAGGCCCCTCAGCCTCTCCCTCCGTGCTCTTGCCCCCCAAGCCCTCGGGCgtcctctcctctctttcccttcGGACGCTTCACCCCGAAAACCCCCTCCTTCCCGCAAAGCCAGGGTGGCGGGCCGGGTCAGCTGGGGAGAGGCCCGGTCACAGAGAGCCGCCCCTTCCCCCTCCCGGGGCCGCCCTGTGTCCCCGCCCTGTAGACCTCCACAGTGGAGACACAACCAGACAGCAAGTTGCTTGTGTCACCTGCTCTTTATTGACTGCCACGGGCTGCACTCTCATGGGTGACCGGTGTCCCCGAGAGTGGCGCTAcacagaggggtgggggaggcggtCTGAGAGAGGTGGGCAGCAGAGAGCCCAGGTGCACGGGCCTCGGCTCGGCCCCCCGGGCAGCGTGGGCAGCGCCGGCCGCGAGCAGAGGCCACCCGGGTGCTGAGTCGCGCCTGGCGGACCTGGCACCCAGAGCCCCCCAGGGTGCTCGGCGGGGTCCTCTCGGGCGTGGGCACCCCCAGACCTCTCAGCAGAGCCCAGGCTGCCCACGGAGGAGGTGCGAGACGGCCACGCCCCGGCCGGTGTTGGGGTCGGGGCGCCCCGAGGCCCTGAGCTCTCCCGGCCACTCTCTCAAACCCTGGTCCAAGGGAGGAGGCGGGGAGGGAACGCGAAGGGAAGCGGAGGGAGACAATCGCCACGCCGCGCCACGCCcccggggctgggtgggggctgcggggggcggccgggccggggcccGCTTAGGACGAGGGCGCGGAGCTGGGTTTCTCCTCCCGGGACACGGGGATGGCTCGCTCGCTGTGGCCGGCGTCCAGGCCGGACTGGACCTTGGGGCCGGAGAACGTCAGCATGCCGTCCGCGGACAGGGAGCAGGACAGCGCCGACTGGTCCACGTTGGAGGGCAGGCGGTAGCGGCGGTGGAACTCGCGGGAAATGTAGCCGTGGTCGTCCTGGGGCGGGGACCGGAAGGGGCGCGGTCAGAGGGGACAGGGTGCGCCCCGCCTGGATCCGCGGATTGGCGCAGGCTCTCCGGAGCCCTGGGTCAGCCTGGCCCGGCTGTCCGGGAGCGAGAACCTGCCCGGGGCCCGCCACGGCCACAGAGCTGGCTCTTTGCCCTGCCGGGTCCCCCTCTGATACCGGGGGGTCGATCCATCCCTACACCTGTCGGTTTTCCCTTCCTGGGACCTGCATGGGCTGCTCAAGCCCAGGGTCTCTGCTGTCCAACCTGCGTGGCAGAAAGCCACACGGGCAAAACGCTGCCACCTGTGTTCGCCCTGAGCCACGCCCAGCTCCCTGGGCCGacccccccttcccccaggtGGGGACGGAGAGCTGAGCACTCCGGGAAGGATTTCCTGGGCTGTGCGGCTACAGCTGCTCGGTGGGGGAGCTTTACTCGGCCCACGCGACAGGGGACAGCAGACAGGAGGGTGGGTTTCACCCTCACCTTCAGCCATTCAGAGAAGACCCGGGCCAGGagtcccaggccccagcccctctctgcctCGGCTGGCCCTTCCTGGCTGTGCCCGGGGCTCCCTCGTCACCATGGAGACCCGAGCGAGGAGAGCCGAGAGCCTGGGTGGGGGCGACTGCCAGGGAGGAGCCCCTGCTCCCCCACCCTGTGCTCACTGCGGGACCCGGGCAGCCCCAGGCCCGTCCCTTGCCTCAGCTCTGCCCGTGGGATGACCAGGGCACTGGTCCCAAAGGGCCGCTGAGAAGTTACCGTGCCAACGCACGAAAAGCGCTTGGACGCCAGTGAATGCAGCTACGCGGGCGTCAGGGGCCGGCCTTCAAGGTCAGGTTTTATGTGAAAACGTGTTGGCCCGGAGGTGGCCGCCTGCACGCTCCCATCTCCTGGGGTCCTGTCGAAGCCCACCCTGTCGCCCACTCGATCCAGGGGACCTGGTaacagctgggcacggtggccgAGTCGGGGCCCTAACCCGGGTCCCTAACCCGGGTCCCCGAGCCTCGTCCCGCCGTGCAGGGACGACAGTGAGCCGCGCGGTCGGCCGGGAGGAGGCGGCCGTGCTTAGCTGAGGCAGCTGCTGCCTCTGGGGGAAGCGGGGCCACATCTGGGACCCCAAGAGTTTTCTGCGCCCGTTTTCCCTGAACCCGCTCTCAGCTCACCTGCCTCTCGTTGTGTTTGCCGTGGATCTCCACGAAGTCCTCCTGCACCTTCACGGTCAGGTCCTCGGGGGAGAAGTGCTTCACGTCAAGGAAGATGACAAACTTGTCCCGGTCAGATCGGACCTGAAACCCAAGCATCTCGTGTGGCCCGTGTGGCCGTGGCCCAGGAAGGGAGCAGCCGCCCGccagcctcttccttcccctgctGCGTGGGCGAGTCCCGGGGCCTGTCACCCGGGCGGGGGCCCCGCCTGACCCGTCCCACGCTCCCGGGCTCAGCAGAGCTGCAGACGCCCGCCGGCTGGTTTGGGTATGACCAGGTGGCCGGCTGCAGATGGCTCGGCTGGTTATGGGCTGGCTGTCGGCTGGTTACGGGTTAGTTGTTGGCTAGTTATGGGCTGGCTGTCAGCTGGCTGGGTGGACTCAGCCCTGGACTAAGGTCACTGCCCTAAGCACCGCCATGCCCACAGCGGCCCAGGAGcctgtttttcatcttttccatCCTGCAGCCTGCACGgtgccctcccacccctgcccgtGTCCCTGGCTCGGTTTGCTCCCCGCTGGATGTCCCTGCACCAGCTCTGGGGGTCTCCTGCTCTTCGGGTGGTGGGTGGGACTtgcacctccagaactgtggccCTTCCCTGACTGCCCGAGGCtcaggaggggaggcagggatgtCGCTTCCTCTCCTTTGGCCTTGGCGGGGCCACCTGGGTGAACCTGGTGACAGCCACCGTGTCTGCGGCTCCGGCCGTGCTGGGACAGCCGTCCTCTCTGGATCTCGGGGCAGCGGCCCCCACCCGCACCCGGGCTTCCTGGACTTGGGAGGGAGAGTGCGGAGAACAGCCAGACCCAGAGAGCTCCAGGTGGCCGTCACACTTGCCTTGCCGGGGTTGCTCTTGGGGTTTCCAGCATGTGGCTGGTGCATTACAAACCACATACGGGTCATGAGCT is a window of Microcebus murinus isolate Inina chromosome 1, M.murinus_Inina_mat1.0, whole genome shotgun sequence DNA encoding:
- the CRYAA gene encoding alpha-crystallin A chain yields the protein MDVTIQHPWFKRPLGPFYPSRLFDQFFGEGLFEYDLLPFLSSTISPYYRQSLFRTVLDSGVSEVRSDRDKFVIFLDVKHFSPEDLTVKVQEDFVEIHGKHNERQDDHGYISREFHRRYRLPSNVDQSALSCSLSADGMLTFSGPKVQSGLDAGHSERAIPVSREEKPSSAPSS